One genomic segment of uncultured Ilyobacter sp. includes these proteins:
- the rfbA gene encoding glucose-1-phosphate thymidylyltransferase RfbA: MKGIILAGGSGTRLYPVTKAMSKQMTPIYDKPMIYYPLSVLMLSGIREILIISTPRDIKVFEELLGDGSNFGLRLQYAAQEKPNGLAEAFIIGEEFIGNESVALVLGDNIFYGYGFGSILENAGKLKEGAKIFGYYVKNPSAFGVVEFDSDGRVISLEEKPEKPKSNYAVPGLYFYDNTVIEKAKKIKPSVRNELEITDVNRLYLQKNKLSCINLGRGMAWLDTGTFDGLVDATNFVKAVQDRQGIMIACPEEIAYLKGWITKEKIEKLAEPFLKTHYGEYLMNLIK; encoded by the coding sequence TTGAAGGGTATAATACTTGCCGGTGGGAGTGGGACGAGGCTCTATCCAGTTACAAAGGCTATGAGCAAACAGATGACACCAATATATGATAAACCTATGATATACTATCCTTTGTCTGTTCTTATGCTGTCAGGCATAAGAGAGATATTGATTATATCCACCCCAAGGGATATAAAAGTATTCGAAGAGCTATTGGGGGACGGAAGTAATTTTGGCCTAAGACTCCAATACGCTGCCCAGGAGAAACCAAATGGTTTGGCAGAGGCTTTTATAATTGGAGAAGAATTCATTGGAAATGAAAGTGTCGCCCTTGTTTTAGGAGATAATATCTTTTATGGGTATGGGTTTGGTAGTATACTGGAAAATGCAGGAAAGTTAAAAGAGGGAGCTAAAATATTTGGATACTATGTTAAGAATCCAAGTGCATTTGGTGTGGTGGAATTTGATTCAGATGGCAGGGTTATTTCACTTGAAGAAAAACCAGAGAAACCAAAATCAAATTATGCAGTACCAGGTCTCTATTTTTATGATAATACTGTTATTGAAAAAGCCAAGAAAATCAAACCCTCTGTTAGAAATGAACTAGAAATAACAGATGTAAACAGGTTATATCTTCAAAAAAATAAATTAAGCTGTATAAACCTCGGGAGGGGAATGGCCTGGTTAGATACCGGTACATTTGACGGGCTTGTAGATGCCACTAATTTTGTTAAAGCTGTGCAGGATAGACAAGGTATAATGATAGCCTGTCCTGAGGAAATAGCATATTTGAAAGGCTGGATTACTAAAGAAAAAATTGAAAAATTAGCTGAGCCGTTTTTAAAGACACATTACGGCGAATATTTGATGAACTTGATCAAGTAA
- a CDS encoding transposase, whose amino-acid sequence MTNEKGLPVEYKILPGSIADITAFKDFSFDLPKDAIIYADRAYNDYVLEDVLSDGDIYLSPMRRKNSKRSKSKSQEFLDHIKRKLIETVGSSINRLMPKSIHSVTSRCFELKILLFLMGYTFLNMK is encoded by the coding sequence ATGACAAATGAAAAAGGCTTACCTGTAGAATATAAAATATTACCTGGATCTATTGCTGATATTACAGCATTTAAAGATTTTAGTTTTGATTTGCCAAAAGATGCCATTATTTATGCGGACAGAGCATATAATGACTATGTTCTTGAAGACGTATTAAGTGATGGTGATATTTACCTTTCACCTATGAGACGTAAAAATTCAAAGCGTTCTAAAAGTAAAAGTCAGGAATTTCTTGATCATATAAAAAGAAAACTAATTGAAACTGTAGGAAGTTCTATAAATAGATTGATGCCAAAGTCTATCCATAGTGTTACTTCTAGGTGTTTTGAACTCAAAATTCTATTATTTTTAATGGGTTATACATTTTTAAATATGAAGTAG
- a CDS encoding dTDP-glucose 4,6-dehydratase → MTYLITGGAGFIGANFVKYMLKKYENIKIMILDKLTYAGNLGTIKKELEDYRVTFVKGDICNKELVENIFMNHDVDYVVNFAAESHVDRSIENPGLFLETNIIGTQVLLDTAKGHWTNGKDINGYPIYKEGKKFLQVSTDEVYGSLSIDYPDGKELKVANEELKLVLKNRKVMPKIFGKNFFTEKNHLDPRSPYATSKAGADMLVRAYAETYHMPVNVTRCSNNYGPYHFPEKLIPLIIKNILEGKKLPVYGDGKQVRDWLYVEDHCKGIDMVINSGRLGEVYNIGGFNEEQNINIVKLTIDTIKKMTIENGKLKSEYKNIVKCKPEEISYDLIEYVKDRLGHDVRYAIDPTKTVRELGFYPETPFNEGIEKTIIWYLDNQDWIEEVISGDYIKYYERMYCKI, encoded by the coding sequence ATGACTTATTTGATAACAGGTGGAGCAGGCTTTATTGGCGCCAACTTTGTAAAATATATGCTTAAAAAATATGAAAATATAAAGATAATGATACTGGATAAACTTACATATGCAGGGAATCTAGGGACTATTAAAAAAGAACTAGAAGATTATAGAGTTACTTTTGTAAAGGGAGATATATGCAATAAAGAGCTGGTTGAAAATATATTTATGAACCATGACGTGGATTATGTTGTTAACTTTGCTGCTGAATCACATGTTGACAGGAGCATAGAAAATCCCGGTTTATTTTTGGAAACCAATATAATTGGAACACAGGTATTGTTGGATACAGCAAAGGGACACTGGACAAATGGTAAGGATATAAATGGTTATCCTATCTATAAAGAAGGTAAGAAATTCCTTCAAGTTTCTACAGATGAAGTTTATGGAAGCCTTAGCATAGATTATCCAGATGGAAAAGAACTGAAAGTTGCAAATGAAGAGTTGAAACTTGTGCTTAAAAATAGAAAAGTCATGCCAAAAATATTTGGCAAAAATTTTTTTACAGAAAAAAATCATCTTGATCCAAGAAGTCCTTATGCCACATCTAAAGCTGGAGCAGATATGCTGGTTAGGGCTTATGCAGAGACATATCATATGCCTGTTAATGTCACTAGATGTTCGAATAATTACGGTCCATATCATTTTCCGGAAAAACTTATTCCTCTTATCATAAAAAATATATTGGAAGGGAAGAAGCTTCCTGTTTACGGAGATGGTAAGCAGGTAAGGGATTGGCTGTATGTAGAAGACCACTGTAAAGGGATAGACATGGTAATTAACAGCGGGAGACTAGGAGAAGTTTATAATATTGGGGGATTTAATGAAGAGCAGAATATAAATATAGTCAAATTAACAATAGATACTATAAAAAAAATGACAATTGAAAATGGGAAATTGAAATCTGAATATAAAAATATAGTTAAATGTAAGCCGGAAGAAATAAGTTATGATCTTATTGAATATGTAAAGGACAGGCTTGGTCATGATGTCAGGTATGCAATAGACCCAACAAAGACGGTTAGAGAGCTAGGCTTTTATCCAGAAACACCATTTAATGAGGGGATAGAAAAGACTATCATATGGTATCTTGACAATCAGGACTGGATAGAGGAAGTGATCAGTGGAGACTATATAAAATATTATGAAAGAATGTATTGTAAAATATAG